The following is a genomic window from Patescibacteria group bacterium.
ATAAAATTGGTAATATTAATTATGATGGCAGGCCAATGTTAGGACTCGATGCTAAAGAATTAGCCAAAATAGTTTTAGATATCAATCCAAATAATTTGATTATTCCTTGCCATGTTTGGACTCCTTGGTTCTCCATTTTTGGTGCAAAATCTGGTTTTGATTCGATAGAGGAATGTTTTGATGAATATACAAAATATATCTATGCTATTGAAACGGGTTTAAGTTCAGATCCTGAAATGAACTGGCGTTTATCCATGCTTGATAATGTTACTTTAATCTCAAACTCAGATGCTCATTCGCCAAGCAAATTAGGCAGAGAAGCAAATATCTTAGATTGTGAATTAAGTTATTTAGGAATAATTGATGCCATTAAATCAAGAGACTTAAAAAAGTTTAAGGCAACTATTGAATTTTTTCCAGAAGAAGGCAAATATCATTTTGACGGCCATAGAAATTGCAAAACCAGATTAACGCCGCAAGAGACAATAAAATATAATTATCTTTGTCCAAAATGTAAAAAGCCTGTCACGATTGGCACAATGCATCGAGTTGAAAAGTTAGCAGACAGAAAAAAAGGTTACAAACCAAAAAATAGGCCAAAATCAATCCATCTAATTCCATTAGCAGAAATTATTGCTGATATCCTAGGCTTCAGACCGCCTGCTTTGAAAGTACAAACAGAATACGAAAAATTAATTGCAAATTTTAAATCTGAATTTGATATTTTGCTTAATGCGCCAATTGAAGACATCGCCAAAGTTTCAACATTTAAAATTGCCAATGCAATCAAAAACGTCCGTGAAGGCAAGGTCAATATTTTACCAGGATTTGATGGGGAATTTGGTATAATTTCTGTAAAAGAAAACTCTAAATCCTAAATCCTAAACAAATCCAAATTATTAAAATTTAAATGCTCAAAATCTAGCGCCGATAGTTTTGAATTTTGGTCATTTGAATTTTAGATTTGTTTAGTATTTAGAATTTAGTGCTTAGAATTTTTATGTATCTAATACTCGCCTTATCTTTAATCACTCTCGCAATTACCGCAATAATTGCCATCATCACAATCCTTTCATTGTTAATTTTTGGTTACGTCAAAGTTCCTTATGTCAAAACTCCGGAAAAGGGAGTAGAAAAAATGTTTGAATTAGCAAAAATAAAGCCAAATGAAATAGTTTATGATTTAGGCTGTGGCAATGGTCAATTTGTTTTCAAAGCAGAAAAAGATTTTAAAGCAAATGCCTCTGGATTTGAACTTTCACCTTATCCATTCGTTTTGGCTAAGACAAGCCAAATTATAAAAGGCTATAAATCAAAAATTTATTTTAAAAATTTTTTGAAAGAAGATTTGTCAGATGCTGATGTTATTTTTTGTTTTTTAATGCCAGGTGCTTGCAAAAAATTAAGTCAAAAGCTAGATCAAGAATTAACACCAAAAACCAGAATTGTTTCCTATGGTTTTGGTCTACTAAATTTAAAGAATTTCAATTTAGTTGAAAAATGTTATAATAAAAATACACCAATTTATTATTACGAAAATTACAAAACCCAAATACCAAATTCCAAACAAATTACAAATTCCAAAATACAAGCAGACGACAATTTGTAATTTGAGTTTTGTGATTTGTGGTTTGTTTGGAATTTGGGATTTGTGATTTTTTACAAATATGTTATTATATTAATAATCAATTCAAATTTTATTTATGTCTAAAATAACACAAGCCATTATTCCAGCAGCCGGCATGGGAACAAGATTTTTACCAGCCACAAAATCAATGCCAAAAGAAATGTTGCCAATTATTGATCGTCCAATTATTCATTATGTTGTTGAAGAATGTGTAAAATCTGGAATTACTGAAATTATTTTAGTAACTGGTGCCAACAAGAGAAGCATTGAAGACTATTTTGACAATAATTATGAATTGGAAGAACATTTAAAAAGAGCAGGCAAAGAAAAAGAATTAAAAGAAATCCAAGATATCGCCAAGATGGCTAATTTTGTTTACATTCGCCAGAAAGGTCCATATGGCAATGGCAC
Proteins encoded in this region:
- a CDS encoding endonuclease Q family protein, with the protein product MQVIADLHIHSKYSIATARNMDLENIDLWANKKGITVVGTGDFTHPIWIKEIKKNLEPAEKGLFRLKKSKSQMRFLLTSEISCVYRKNNKVRKIHNLILSPDLKTVDQISKKLDKIGNINYDGRPMLGLDAKELAKIVLDINPNNLIIPCHVWTPWFSIFGAKSGFDSIEECFDEYTKYIYAIETGLSSDPEMNWRLSMLDNVTLISNSDAHSPSKLGREANILDCELSYLGIIDAIKSRDLKKFKATIEFFPEEGKYHFDGHRNCKTRLTPQETIKYNYLCPKCKKPVTIGTMHRVEKLADRKKGYKPKNRPKSIHLIPLAEIIADILGFRPPALKVQTEYEKLIANFKSEFDILLNAPIEDIAKVSTFKIANAIKNVREGKVNILPGFDGEFGIISVKENSKS